The following is a genomic window from Rubeoparvulum massiliense.
CAATTCAATCACATGATCGAGGAAATCCAACAGACAGAACTACAACAAAAAAATATGATTGCCAATGTAGCCCATGATCTGCGAACGCCCATTGCCATCCTTCGTGGCAATCTCGAATCGATGCTCGCTGGGATCATCCCTACCAATGAAGAGAAGCTTGCCACCCTTTACGATGAGGTTCATCGTATGTCTTACCTCGTACAGGAGTTACATGATCTCAGTCTCGCAGAAGCTCGTCAATTACAATTAAATAGAGAATGGATCGATATTGTTCCATTTCTCCAATCCATCCAGCAAGTCTTTCTTCCTGAAGCTGAACAAAAAAATATTCAACTCCTTATTCAGCAGCCAACAGATCCTTCTTCACGGCTCTTTGTTGATCCACGTAGACTAGAGCAGGTACTCTATAATCTTATGGCTAATGCTCTGCGCCATACACCAGCTGGCGGAACCATTCAGCTACGCTGGGAAAAAGTAAATGAAAACGTAAAGATTGAGATCCTTGATTCTGGTTCCGGAATCGACCCTGATGATCTTCCCCATCTCTTTGAACGTTTCTATCGCGGGGATAAGGCGAGAAACCGTGCTAGTGGTGGCTCTGGACTAGGGCTCGCCATTGTCAAAGAACTGGTTCAACTCCATAGTGGACATGTAGAAGCAGCGAATCGCCCTGAAGGGGGAAGCCACTTCACCATCATCCTTCCCATCGAGACATCAACAGAATAGACTGATCCCCTCTGAGAGGTGGAGATTACTCCTGTACGATCACACGAGCATGGTTATTCTTGAGTAATTTCCCCCTTTTTCACTGGTGTTGGCGATTTGGAAAGGAACCAGCCCCCGATTGCAATACCTAATAAGACTACCCAGAACAGTACTTTCCATACAAGTGATTCAGGAAATGTATCAGGTAGTACTGCTACCTGGGGATGAGCCATGGTGGTCAAAGCCAATTTTACACCAACCCACCCTACGATGAGGAATGCCGCTGTCTCCAAGCCAGGGTGTTGGTTGAGGAGCGTTACGAACCAACTGGCCGCAAACCGAATCAAAACCAAGCCTGCAAAACCACCAGCAAAGATAACGAGAAACTGGCCTCCATCCAATCCACCGATCTGAGGAAGAGGAGTAAGTGGTAGAGTAACTGCTAGAGCTACTGCTGCCAAAATAGAATCTACAGCAAAGGCAATGTCTGCCACTTCCACCTTCAGCACCGTCATCCAAAAACTTGATCCTTCTTTTGTTTCCTTCTCGTGCTCATTCTTATCCTGGTGAAGCACATATTTTTTCACCAGATGATTAGTAGCAATAAATAAGAGATAAATCGCGCCAATGGCTTGCACCTGCCATACATTTACCAAAAATGAAATAATAAAAAGCGATGCGAGCCGAAAGACAAAAGCCCCTGCCAAGCCATAAAAGAGGGCTTTTTTCCGTTGCTCATCTGGTAAATGCTTCACCATGACTGCCATAACAAGGGCATTATCTGCAGCCAGTATTCCTTCAAGTCCTACTAGAACAATGAAGACCCATAAATATTCAACGATAATAGACCAATCCATGCAATATTTCCTCCTATTGTTCTCACGAAAGAAGATGGCTGTACTAAAAAAGACCCTTACCAGATCCACAGGAACGAAAGTCCTATGGATCTAGCAAAGGTCTCGCTAACAACGATCAGTTGCCAATAAAGCCGGAGCCATCCGCTCGTAATGACGACTTTATTGAACAGCTACTCCCCTTTGGAGATTCTTGATTTACTAGCAATACTATACTGGATAGGAAAACAGTTTGTCAATCAATTATTTACTCAATAAAATGGTCGGGAAGACAGGATTTGAACCTGCGACCCCCACGTCCCGAACGTGGTGCTCTACCAAACTGAGCCACTTCCCGATACTCTATCGTTTTATGAGATGGAACAGTAATTATTATATTCCTCTTTAAATTGGTGGTCAAGGGTATCCCAACTATGCCAAACCAGCAAATTACCTCCTCTTCATAAGCAACTTGTATTTATTCATATTATCTATTGACTTAAATGTTGACTTTGTGCTATTATTTTAATTTTATTTGAAAATAATTAAATCATGTGTTAGACTAATAGATAGAGTAGACAAGGTTGAGGAAGGAGGAGTTCACCTTGTTTCATGTAGGCGATCGAGTCGTGTATCCTATGCATGGCGCTGGAATTATTGATGCCATCGAGGAGAAGGAGATACTAGGTAAGCGAAACAAGTATTATATCCTACGACTCCCTTTTGAAAAGATGCAAGTGATGGTTCCTGTAGGTAATGCTGGACATCTCCATATTCGTCCTGTGGTTGATCAAGAGACGATCGAAGAGGTCTTTGAACTATTCTTACAAGATAATCAAGAATCGCAGCTGCCTTGGAAAGAGCGGGCACATCAGCATAATGAGCACTTGAAATCAGGGGACATTTTCGATGTTGCCAAGGTGATTTGTGAACTGAAAGCACGTCAACGTTCAAAGCCCTTAAATACCAGCGAAAAAAACCTCTTAGAAAATGCGAAGCGCATTTTTATTAGTGAATTCCTTTTGGTCAAAAATATCTCACAGGAACAAGCACTTTCTATTCTGCAGCAAGCATTTACAATCGAACCCAGCTAAAAAGAAGGAATGCATTTCGATATCATCATCGAGATGCATTCCTTCTTTAATTTATGCTCCGTTGATACTCCACTAACGATTATTCTCCGCAACAGCCTTTTGTACAAGTACTAGCCCAGTACAATTTAGTTCCTTCAGCAGTCACTTCTGCTTCCAAGACAAGATCATTGGCTTGTTCTTTATAGCTTGGATTCATGGCAAGCTTTACGCCATTAATCTCTTCGATTACATCATCTTCAGCTGGTACATCAAGGGTTAAGCCAAATTGCGGTCCACAGCAGCTTTCACCAACAGCTACTAAGGAGATGGTTTCTACACCTTCATCATTCATAATCGCTAATAAGGCATCACGTGCAGCATCAGAAATTATCATTGTATCAAACTCCTTTTCATGACTGTGTTGCTATTGTACCTCTCTTCTAAGGCAAATCACAGGGAGAATATCGACAGCTTGTGTAATGTTTTTTTTGGGTTTGTTTCCTTTTATTGCTATCTGTTTTCCTTGTCCTTCTCCATCTCCTAAGGATGTATGTAGTACTTACAAGCATGAGCATACAGAAAAAAAATATAAAAGGAGATGGTATTATGCCAAAAATCTTTATTGACCCCGGTCACGGTGGAAGTGATCCCGGTGCAGTTGGAAACGGATTGCAAGAGAAAAATCTGACTCTATCCATCGCAACAAGACTACGAGACATCCTTCTCAACGAATATATGAACGTTGAGGTAAAAATGTCCCGAACCAGTGATGTTTTCGTTGGCCTATCACAGCGAGCTACCATGGCCAATCAGTGGGGCGCTGATTACTTCGTCTCCATCCATATCAACGCTGGTGGAGGTACAGGCTTCGAATCCTATGTTCATTCCTCTCTCCCTACTGGTGCTGTGGCGAAGCAGAAGATTATCCACCCTGAGATCGTAAATGCAATGAATGTCAAGGATCGTGGGATGAAGAATGCCAACTATGCAGTTCTTCGAGAAACAGTAATGGACGCGCTTCTTACAGAAAATCTCTTCATCGATAATTCCACCGATGCCCAGAAGTTAGCTAGTGCTTCTTTCTTACAAACCATCGCACGTGGACATGCTAATGGGATTGCCAAAGCATTCGGTCTAAAGCGTAAAGATAGTAGTAGCCCAAATTACATGTACCGTGTGATCGTTGATGGAACACAGACTGGCGCTTACTCCCTGAAAGAGAATATCTTAAATGAAGTAGGGCGTCACATCGGAACTGCTGCCAATATTCTTGTTCAAAAAGTATAAAGAAAGCAGCCTGTCTCCTTTCTGGAGAACAGGCTGCTTTCTATGTACAAGTCTATGTACGGAGGCTTTACCTCTTATTTACTCATTCCGTTTACGAAACCTTGATGCCATACAGCTCGTCTTTTGCTAATTCCTCTTGTTTCTGTGCACGCCGTTGTTGAAGCCCAAAGAGGACCATGATGGCGCAAATAATACCAACGGATAGTAACAATTGTCCTACACCAGGTGCAGTAGTCCGTTCAATTTGATTAAAAAGACGGTCTGCAAAAACTGGTTGGCTGTGCATTGGAATGAAGACGAGTAGTAAAGGAATGGTACGAAGCCATTTTTTCATCTTGACTCCCTCCCTTTCTACGTTTGTCAACAACATTCAATTATATACCTTTCTATTTGGTTTTGCAATAGATGGTTTTGAAAGATTGGATTGATCACATCGCGCATCGAAATTGGGCATGCTATAATTAGAGAGTAATGTGACTGTCTGCAGGAAGGAGTGCAGTTTGGTGAATCAATGGGAGCCTTGTCCTCATTGCCATTCAGAACGTGTTGTTCCCCGTGGTAAGGAAAAACTCTTCGCCATTGGCGCATTTGTGACGATTGCTTTTATACTTCTTGGTGTTTATCATCCTCTATTAGGAATCGGTGCCATCATCGGAATTATCATTATGATCCTGGCTCCACTCCGTAAGCCCACCTTCACCTGTCAGGATTGCCATTTCCAGTGGCGCGCTGAAAAGTAATGAGCCATCCTTGTTTTTAAACAAGATGGTGGAAAATAAGGTCCATGAAGCAAATCTTCATGGACCTTTCTGCGTCCTTCAATGAAGCTCCATCATCACTCTCCACCCTTTTACTTCATTTCAAACGGTGAATCATCTTCTTATTAAGACTGACAGGATACTTCAACCCAAAGCCCAAAAGACGATCAAAACCAAGATGAGTAATCCAGATGATGCTAAGTGCCTCGATTAGTCTACTTCCCCATAAGCCGCTACAAGCTAAAAGCGTAATGGGTGTGAGGAAGGAATGGGCAAAATTATACATCCGAACACCCATCCTGTTACTAACCAAGTAACCAAGGGCAAAGAGATCTGGTAGTAAAAAGAAAACGAAAAAGAATATCCACTTCTTTTCAAGGTCCACTTGAAAAACATATAAAAGTGCGCCAAGAAGAAAGATGAACAGTCCTCCCCAACGTTGTTTATTCTGCATGGTTATACTCTCCTTAGCCTCAGTCAGTAAATTCTCGTAATAGGGTTGTTATCATTCACTATTGTCTTATTATACCATAGGAGATGCTATTTTCTTGACACGGTATATTTTTGTTTCTACAGTAAGATCATCGGTTAAGTATTCGTTCATTACTATCTAGTAAGTCCAATATATGAGTGAGGTGAAAACATGTTACCATCCTTATTTTTAGCCCACGGTTCACCGATGATTGCCCTTGAGAATAATCCTTATACACAATTTCTTAGAGCGTATGGCCAGCAGCATCACCCTCGTGCTATTCTCATCTTCACAGCGCACTGGATCAGCGATACACTCACAATCTCTGCTGTTGATGAGCAATATAAGACCATCTATGATTTCTATGGCTTTCCCCCAGAACTCTATGAAATTCAGTATCCTGCTAAGGGATCTTTACAAATCGCAAAGATGGTCCAGCAACGCTTCATGAAGGAGAATATTCAGGTTCTACTAGATCATCAGAGAGGATTAGATCACGGCTCTTGGACACTCCTTCATCATCTCTATCCTGAAGCCAATATTCCAGTGATTCAAATCTCAGTCAATCCTTCGCTCTCACCAAAGGAACAGTTCCGTATTGGGCAGGCTCTTCAGGGACTTCACGAAGAAGGATTCCTAATTATAGGAAGTGGTGTTACTGTACATAA
Proteins encoded in this region:
- a CDS encoding sensor histidine kinase encodes the protein MTLERRLSFSLIGITLLALLLLGFSTNYMIQNKFNSYVATYQEQRLNHWEQLLSNYYIENNSWQGIQALVAPHGMGMKGRGVGNRRTDFVTTENSERIILTATDGSILVDSRYNEALPFTYSAETPHREIIIDGKDIGTVWLDPQPLPGIQSMEEQFSRSVMLVFFGAGLFILVIAIVLARLLAQKLIHPLHQLMGAIQQIADGNKDSRVSIQSNDELGALAEQFNHMIEEIQQTELQQKNMIANVAHDLRTPIAILRGNLESMLAGIIPTNEEKLATLYDEVHRMSYLVQELHDLSLAEARQLQLNREWIDIVPFLQSIQQVFLPEAEQKNIQLLIQQPTDPSSRLFVDPRRLEQVLYNLMANALRHTPAGGTIQLRWEKVNENVKIEILDSGSGIDPDDLPHLFERFYRGDKARNRASGGSGLGLAIVKELVQLHSGHVEAANRPEGGSHFTIILPIETSTE
- a CDS encoding TerC family protein; protein product: MDWSIIVEYLWVFIVLVGLEGILAADNALVMAVMVKHLPDEQRKKALFYGLAGAFVFRLASLFIISFLVNVWQVQAIGAIYLLFIATNHLVKKYVLHQDKNEHEKETKEGSSFWMTVLKVEVADIAFAVDSILAAVALAVTLPLTPLPQIGGLDGGQFLVIFAGGFAGLVLIRFAASWFVTLLNQHPGLETAAFLIVGWVGVKLALTTMAHPQVAVLPDTFPESLVWKVLFWVVLLGIAIGGWFLSKSPTPVKKGEITQE
- a CDS encoding CarD family transcriptional regulator, encoding MFHVGDRVVYPMHGAGIIDAIEEKEILGKRNKYYILRLPFEKMQVMVPVGNAGHLHIRPVVDQETIEEVFELFLQDNQESQLPWKERAHQHNEHLKSGDIFDVAKVICELKARQRSKPLNTSEKNLLENAKRIFISEFLLVKNISQEQALSILQQAFTIEPS
- a CDS encoding iron-sulfur cluster assembly accessory protein, encoding MIISDAARDALLAIMNDEGVETISLVAVGESCCGPQFGLTLDVPAEDDVIEEINGVKLAMNPSYKEQANDLVLEAEVTAEGTKLYWASTCTKGCCGE
- a CDS encoding N-acetylmuramoyl-L-alanine amidase family protein codes for the protein MPKIFIDPGHGGSDPGAVGNGLQEKNLTLSIATRLRDILLNEYMNVEVKMSRTSDVFVGLSQRATMANQWGADYFVSIHINAGGGTGFESYVHSSLPTGAVAKQKIIHPEIVNAMNVKDRGMKNANYAVLRETVMDALLTENLFIDNSTDAQKLASASFLQTIARGHANGIAKAFGLKRKDSSSPNYMYRVIVDGTQTGAYSLKENILNEVGRHIGTAANILVQKV
- a CDS encoding DUF4260 family protein; its protein translation is MQNKQRWGGLFIFLLGALLYVFQVDLEKKWIFFFVFFLLPDLFALGYLVSNRMGVRMYNFAHSFLTPITLLACSGLWGSRLIEALSIIWITHLGFDRLLGFGLKYPVSLNKKMIHRLK
- a CDS encoding DODA-type extradiol aromatic ring-opening family dioxygenase codes for the protein MLPSLFLAHGSPMIALENNPYTQFLRAYGQQHHPRAILIFTAHWISDTLTISAVDEQYKTIYDFYGFPPELYEIQYPAKGSLQIAKMVQQRFMKENIQVLLDHQRGLDHGSWTLLHHLYPEANIPVIQISVNPSLSPKEQFRIGQALQGLHEEGFLIIGSGVTVHNLSMLKWGETTPEPWAVQFDDWLIEQINKKDLEALDRYEQLAPSAQLAVPTTEHFIPLFIAMGSANIKAKPTILHRSYDMGTLSYLSFQF